One Bacillus sp. FJAT-52991 genomic region harbors:
- the acnA gene encoding aconitate hydratase AcnA, whose product MTKNDVFNARSSFELDGKRYNYYRLAALEEAGVAKVSRLPYSVKVLLESVLRQHDGYVIKNEHVENLANWGSADVKDAEVPFKPSRVILQDFTGVPVVVDLASLRKAMADMGGNPDVINPEIGVDLVIDHSVQVDTYGTSEALDKNMELEFERNAERYEFLSWAQKAFDNYRAVPPATGIVHQVNLEYLANVVHAVETANGEFETYPDTLVGTDSHTTMINGIGVLGWGVGGIEAEAGMLGQPSYFPIPEVIGVKLTGDLPNGATATDLALKVTQVLRQKGVVGKFVEFFGPGVSQLPLADRATIANMAPEYGATCGFFPVDSESLDYMRLTGREESRIKVVEQYLKENGMFFTADNEEPVYTDVVELNLAEIEPNLSGPKRPQDLIPLSSMQKSFQEAVSGPAGNHGFGLSADELDKQATVKFADGEEVEMKTGAVAIAAITSCTNTSNPYVLLAAGLVAKKAVELGLEVPKYVKTSLAPGSKVVTGYLRDAGLLGYMEEIGFNLVGYGCTTCIGNSGPLKDEIEKAISDSDLLVTSVLSGNRNFEGRIHPLVKANYLASPPLVVAYALAGTVNIDFAKDPIGKDKDGNDVFFKDIWPETAEVKEVVQRAVTPEVFRKEYERVFDSNPSWNKIQTSNEALYSWNEDSTYIQNPPFFEGLSATPEKIQPLAGLRVMGKFGDSVTTDHISPAGAIGKDTPAGKYLRSKGVEPRDFNSYGSRRGNHEVMMRGTFANIRIRNQVAPGTEGGFTTYWPTDEIMPIYDACMKYQEDGTGLAVLAGKDYGMGSSRDWAAKGTNLLGVKTVIAESYERIHRSNLVMMGVLPLQFKAGENAETLGLTGKEVIEVNLTDDVKPRDIVTVTATDEEGNKKEFQALVRFDSDVEVDYYRHGGILQMVLRGKLQDINA is encoded by the coding sequence ATGACAAAAAATGATGTGTTTAATGCCCGTTCTAGTTTTGAACTTGATGGTAAGCGCTACAATTACTATCGTTTAGCTGCTTTAGAAGAAGCGGGTGTGGCGAAAGTTTCCCGCCTGCCATATTCTGTGAAAGTCCTTTTAGAATCTGTACTTCGCCAACATGATGGCTATGTAATTAAAAATGAGCATGTTGAAAATTTAGCGAACTGGGGTTCTGCTGATGTGAAAGATGCAGAAGTACCGTTTAAGCCTTCACGTGTTATTTTACAAGACTTTACGGGTGTTCCAGTGGTTGTTGACCTTGCTTCTTTGCGTAAAGCAATGGCAGATATGGGAGGCAATCCGGACGTGATTAACCCTGAAATCGGTGTGGATTTAGTTATTGACCACTCCGTTCAAGTTGATACTTATGGTACGTCTGAAGCATTAGATAAAAACATGGAGCTTGAGTTTGAGCGTAATGCGGAGCGTTATGAATTTTTAAGCTGGGCTCAAAAAGCATTCGATAACTATCGTGCCGTTCCACCGGCAACAGGAATCGTTCACCAAGTAAACCTTGAATATTTAGCGAACGTTGTTCATGCGGTAGAGACAGCGAATGGTGAATTTGAAACGTATCCAGATACGCTAGTAGGAACTGACTCCCATACAACGATGATCAACGGTATCGGTGTTCTTGGTTGGGGTGTTGGTGGAATTGAAGCGGAAGCAGGAATGCTTGGCCAGCCTTCATATTTCCCAATTCCTGAAGTAATTGGAGTGAAATTAACAGGCGATCTTCCGAATGGAGCAACTGCTACAGACTTAGCGCTTAAAGTGACTCAAGTCCTTCGTCAAAAAGGAGTAGTTGGTAAATTCGTTGAATTCTTCGGCCCTGGAGTTTCTCAACTTCCATTAGCTGACCGTGCGACAATTGCTAACATGGCACCAGAATACGGAGCGACTTGTGGTTTCTTCCCAGTTGACTCTGAATCATTAGACTATATGCGTCTAACAGGTCGCGAAGAAAGTCGCATTAAAGTAGTAGAGCAGTATTTGAAAGAAAACGGTATGTTCTTCACAGCTGATAACGAAGAACCTGTTTACACGGATGTTGTGGAATTGAACCTTGCTGAAATTGAGCCAAACTTATCTGGTCCTAAACGTCCACAAGACTTAATCCCATTATCTAGCATGCAAAAGTCATTCCAAGAAGCTGTAAGTGGTCCAGCTGGAAATCACGGTTTCGGATTATCTGCAGATGAATTGGATAAACAAGCAACAGTAAAATTTGCTGATGGTGAAGAAGTTGAAATGAAAACAGGTGCGGTAGCGATTGCGGCGATCACATCTTGTACAAATACATCGAATCCTTACGTATTGCTTGCTGCTGGCTTAGTAGCGAAAAAAGCAGTTGAATTAGGTCTTGAAGTGCCTAAATACGTAAAAACATCTTTAGCTCCTGGTTCTAAAGTTGTAACTGGTTATTTACGTGATGCTGGACTATTAGGATACATGGAAGAAATCGGCTTCAACCTAGTTGGTTACGGTTGTACAACATGTATCGGTAACTCAGGTCCGTTGAAAGATGAAATCGAAAAAGCCATTTCTGATTCTGATCTTTTAGTGACATCTGTTCTTTCAGGTAACCGTAACTTTGAAGGTCGTATTCACCCACTAGTAAAAGCGAACTACTTGGCTTCTCCGCCATTAGTTGTTGCTTATGCATTAGCTGGAACAGTGAATATTGACTTTGCTAAAGATCCGATTGGAAAAGATAAAGACGGCAATGATGTCTTCTTTAAAGATATCTGGCCTGAAACTGCAGAAGTGAAGGAAGTTGTTCAACGTGCAGTCACTCCTGAGGTATTCCGCAAAGAGTATGAGCGCGTATTCGACAGCAATCCTAGCTGGAATAAAATTCAAACAAGCAACGAAGCTTTATACAGCTGGAATGAAGATTCAACATACATTCAAAATCCTCCATTCTTTGAAGGATTGTCTGCTACACCTGAAAAAATTCAACCACTTGCAGGTTTACGTGTGATGGGTAAATTTGGTGATTCTGTCACAACGGACCATATCTCTCCTGCTGGTGCTATTGGTAAAGATACACCTGCTGGTAAATACTTGCGTTCAAAAGGTGTAGAACCTCGTGACTTTAACTCTTACGGTTCTCGTCGTGGAAACCACGAAGTCATGATGCGCGGTACATTCGCTAACATCCGTATTCGTAACCAAGTGGCACCAGGTACAGAAGGTGGATTCACTACGTACTGGCCTACTGATGAGATCATGCCAATTTATGATGCTTGCATGAAGTATCAAGAGGACGGTACAGGTCTTGCTGTTTTAGCTGGTAAAGATTACGGAATGGGTTCTTCTCGTGACTGGGCAGCAAAAGGTACGAACCTTCTGGGCGTGAAAACAGTTATCGCAGAAAGCTATGAGCGTATTCACCGTTCAAACTTAGTGATGATGGGCGTGCTTCCACTTCAATTTAAAGCAGGCGAAAACGCTGAAACTTTAGGCTTAACAGGTAAAGAAGTGATTGAAGTGAACTTAACAGATGATGTTAAACCACGTGATATCGTTACTGTTACAGCGACAGATGAAGAAGGCAACAAGAAAGAATTCCAAGCACTTGTTCGCTTTGATTCAGATGTAGAGGTAGATTACTACCGTCACGGAGGCATTTTACAAATGGTTCTTCGCGGTAAATTACAAGATATTAATGCATAA
- a CDS encoding FbpB family small basic protein gives MRKTRKMTFADLVKENKRELLSNPVAMKAIEDRLEEKHERKLLSSAK, from the coding sequence ATGAGAAAGACACGAAAAATGACGTTTGCTGACTTAGTGAAAGAAAACAAACGTGAATTGTTGAGCAATCCAGTAGCGATGAAAGCTATTGAAGACAGATTAGAAGAAAAACATGAACGAAAATTATTGTCGTCAGCCAAATAA
- a CDS encoding thioesterase family protein, with amino-acid sequence MLISKKEIQVRYAETDAMQVVYHGQYVVWFELGRTQLIEDLGFNYAEMEKEGYVSPVLDIQLSYKKPFKYGDYAWVYTWIEEYSGVRTTYGYEIRNAKDEVCVTGKSVHTVVKKDTFRPISMKKVFPDWHQAYEANHKKNMCGMEK; translated from the coding sequence ATGTTGATATCCAAAAAAGAAATACAAGTACGCTATGCAGAAACGGATGCGATGCAAGTCGTGTATCATGGCCAATATGTCGTCTGGTTCGAACTTGGGCGTACACAGTTAATTGAAGATTTAGGGTTTAATTATGCAGAAATGGAAAAAGAGGGGTATGTGTCTCCGGTTCTTGATATTCAGCTTTCATATAAAAAACCTTTTAAATATGGGGATTACGCATGGGTGTATACATGGATCGAAGAATATTCAGGAGTTCGTACAACTTATGGATATGAAATTAGAAATGCTAAAGATGAAGTGTGTGTGACTGGAAAGAGTGTACATACTGTCGTCAAAAAAGATACATTTAGACCTATTTCGATGAAGAAAGTTTTTCCTGATTGGCATCAAGCTTATGAGGCTAATCATAAAAAGAATATGTGTGGAATGGAGAAATAA
- a CDS encoding HesB/YadR/YfhF family protein has product MNIFIHPQALSWFKQEVEVKSGEFVRFFARYGGSSPLHDSFSLGLTKEEPIEVGAMQEYDDVIFFIEQKDLWFFDGHDLHVHYNEKLDEPEYKYVKPE; this is encoded by the coding sequence ATGAACATCTTTATCCATCCACAAGCCCTATCTTGGTTTAAACAGGAAGTGGAAGTGAAATCAGGAGAATTCGTTCGATTCTTCGCTCGGTATGGAGGGTCAAGTCCGCTTCACGATAGTTTTTCGTTGGGTCTGACAAAAGAAGAGCCAATAGAAGTTGGAGCAATGCAGGAATATGACGATGTTATCTTTTTCATCGAACAAAAAGATCTTTGGTTTTTTGACGGGCATGACTTGCATGTACATTACAACGAAAAATTAGATGAACCCGAATACAAATACGTGAAGCCTGAATGA
- a CDS encoding FapA family protein, with the protein MVKTIKKSAKTVDEAIQLALDELEVSREQITVEVLQHPTSKLWGLKQKQAIVNVKVREETQVQEDKPLQRSLAGIENEQFIIHSSGPEGIMLVPHPKLQVYINDQMIESETTVSLTDQVMIKPIVEKKDPFYKFTIDDDKMKASIHIEPGEQIIYKVCDHQPSPRLRLSVREEISYFNGLTKEGIVHELDRQGITFGMNEENILYATDVLAEEEMILATGTRPTEGNDGQVDFYVDYKIGMTPPEIDQFGKVDFRETRMIPQVRVDQHIATILSPEPGTPGMDVKGNEVQPKPVKEVSVRLGNGIYQKGQDIYTSMSGRLHVEVRGTTVKMEVLSRLIHEGDVDISTGNVRFQGDVEISGKIQEKMKVEAEGDIEVRGQVSGASLFANKSTIIEKNVFAAVVNSGNTHLMADNLLQQLEEVVKQLINFDNALQTVLLRLKQVSKEVSEVAIYQATQLLIDNNFKQLPIIIKEFVREASQHQAALPKEWIQFANQLYLTFMTKNSKNMSPHRMKQLMNEAEHLLHYYSTPADNDVFISIPYAINSQVSCSGNIIIWGQGVYNSTLKSGGEINITGYIKGGSVEAENIVRAKEAGSESGAPTVIKVSEKGRIILDIAHIDTVIQIGKKKHTFLKKTSLVDARLDEEGELKVGPNY; encoded by the coding sequence ATGGTAAAAACGATCAAGAAAAGTGCAAAGACAGTAGATGAAGCCATCCAATTAGCGTTAGATGAATTAGAGGTATCGAGAGAGCAAATAACAGTTGAAGTGTTGCAACACCCTACTTCTAAATTATGGGGATTAAAGCAAAAACAAGCCATAGTCAATGTAAAGGTACGAGAAGAAACACAGGTACAGGAAGACAAACCATTACAAAGATCTTTAGCTGGCATTGAAAATGAACAATTTATTATTCATTCTTCAGGGCCTGAAGGTATCATGCTCGTTCCTCACCCGAAACTGCAAGTATATATAAATGATCAAATGATTGAGAGTGAAACGACGGTTTCGTTAACAGATCAAGTAATGATTAAGCCTATTGTTGAAAAAAAGGATCCTTTTTACAAGTTTACAATCGATGACGACAAAATGAAAGCGAGTATACATATAGAGCCCGGAGAACAAATCATCTATAAGGTCTGTGATCATCAACCAAGTCCGAGGCTTCGCTTATCAGTTCGGGAGGAGATCAGCTACTTTAATGGGTTAACTAAAGAGGGGATCGTTCATGAATTAGATCGTCAAGGAATTACGTTCGGTATGAATGAAGAAAACATATTGTATGCGACGGATGTACTAGCCGAAGAGGAGATGATACTAGCAACAGGAACGAGACCGACAGAGGGAAACGACGGTCAAGTGGATTTTTATGTTGATTATAAAATTGGTATGACCCCTCCCGAAATTGATCAGTTTGGGAAAGTCGACTTTCGTGAGACGCGAATGATTCCACAAGTTAGGGTTGATCAGCATATAGCTACGATCCTTTCACCCGAGCCAGGGACACCCGGGATGGATGTGAAAGGAAATGAGGTACAGCCTAAACCTGTGAAAGAAGTATCTGTCCGTCTTGGTAATGGAATATATCAGAAAGGTCAAGATATTTACACTTCCATGTCTGGACGATTACATGTAGAAGTGAGAGGAACGACTGTTAAAATGGAAGTGCTAAGTCGTCTGATACATGAAGGAGATGTCGATATTTCCACTGGAAATGTGCGTTTTCAAGGAGATGTTGAAATTAGTGGGAAAATTCAAGAGAAAATGAAGGTGGAAGCAGAAGGAGATATTGAGGTGCGAGGGCAAGTGTCCGGTGCTTCTCTTTTCGCTAATAAATCAACGATTATTGAAAAGAATGTGTTTGCGGCGGTTGTAAACTCAGGAAACACGCACCTTATGGCGGATAACTTGTTACAACAGCTTGAAGAAGTTGTTAAGCAGTTAATAAATTTTGATAACGCGTTACAAACAGTTTTGCTAAGACTTAAGCAAGTCTCTAAAGAGGTGAGCGAAGTAGCCATCTATCAAGCCACTCAATTATTAATCGATAATAATTTTAAACAGCTACCTATAATCATTAAAGAGTTTGTTCGGGAGGCTTCGCAGCATCAAGCCGCACTTCCGAAAGAGTGGATTCAGTTTGCCAATCAATTGTACCTTACTTTTATGACGAAAAATAGTAAGAACATGTCCCCTCATAGAATGAAACAATTGATGAACGAAGCGGAACATTTACTTCACTATTACTCTACACCGGCAGATAATGATGTGTTTATTTCCATTCCTTATGCGATCAACAGCCAAGTATCTTGCAGTGGAAATATTATCATTTGGGGGCAAGGTGTATATAATTCCACATTAAAGTCTGGTGGAGAGATAAATATTACTGGTTATATTAAAGGGGGAAGCGTTGAAGCTGAAAATATCGTTCGGGCAAAGGAAGCAGGCTCTGAGTCAGGTGCGCCTACGGTTATCAAGGTTTCTGAAAAAGGTCGGATTATTTTAGACATTGCTCATATTGATACAGTTATCCAAATAGGGAAGAAAAAGCATACATTTTTAAAGAAGACTAGTCTAGTCGATGCTCGTTTAGATGAAGAAGGCGAGCTGAAGGTAGGCCCGAACTATTAA
- the plsY gene encoding glycerol-3-phosphate 1-O-acyltransferase PlsY, with amino-acid sequence MLTGMIIILSYLLGSIPSGLIIGKRFFGIDIREHGSGNLGATNSFRTLGVKAGLIVTFADILKGTVATLLPLWLDSTLDPLIAGTIAVIGHMFPIFAGFRGGKAVATSGGVLLALQPVMFLVLLVSFFITLYFSKYVSLSSIIVAVTAIIYSIVLGNLLLIVVVATLAFFVIFRHRANIKRIINKTEPKIKWM; translated from the coding sequence ATGCTTACCGGAATGATTATTATACTATCTTACCTGCTTGGTTCCATCCCATCAGGATTAATTATCGGCAAACGTTTTTTTGGAATCGATATCCGGGAACATGGAAGTGGAAACCTAGGTGCGACAAATTCCTTTCGTACATTGGGTGTAAAAGCTGGGCTGATTGTCACTTTCGCAGATATTTTAAAAGGAACTGTTGCTACATTGTTGCCCTTATGGCTAGATTCTACATTAGACCCTCTTATTGCAGGTACTATTGCCGTCATTGGGCATATGTTCCCTATTTTTGCGGGATTTAGAGGTGGAAAAGCTGTTGCTACGTCGGGGGGAGTTCTGCTTGCCCTTCAGCCTGTGATGTTTTTAGTGTTACTGGTTTCTTTTTTTATTACTTTATATTTTTCAAAGTATGTCTCGTTATCATCAATTATTGTAGCGGTTACAGCCATCATTTATTCCATTGTTCTAGGGAACCTATTACTTATCGTCGTGGTTGCAACACTTGCATTTTTTGTTATTTTCAGACATCGCGCTAATATTAAACGAATCATTAATAAAACTGAACCTAAAATTAAATGGATGTAG
- a CDS encoding purine/pyrimidine permease, which produces MMKLLVSGLQWASFMLASSLVAPIAIAGLFGFSEVDTAMFVQRTMFVLGVSGLIQALFGHRLPISEGPAGLWWGVFAIYAGFAGTIYASDTEALRSLEGGMIVSGIFFIVLAAFGLLNRLATLFTPTVTFVYLLLLILQLSGSFMKGMLGLPNEAGTVQPMMMLGSFITLLLAYYFSAHRLNWIRQYSVIISFACGWLIFIILGQAPAITDHGQGWIQLPHLFVFGPPLFDSGTIVTAMFITLLLTANMLASIRVMEEVIKQVTGSKPKGSYRRAGLAAGVNQILGGGFSAIGSVPISGAAGFVAQTRNASIQSFLVGSLLIAVLSICPPAMNILAALPAPVGYAVTFVIFSKMAGFAFAELDKEKNKEQSRMISGIALLTGVGAMFVPAAAFTEFPVAVTSILNNGLIFGTLTAIAIEQWLIFFHRKKSKAGNY; this is translated from the coding sequence ATGATGAAATTATTAGTTAGTGGATTACAATGGGCATCTTTTATGTTGGCTAGCTCCCTTGTCGCACCAATCGCCATTGCCGGGTTATTCGGCTTTTCTGAAGTAGACACGGCAATGTTTGTACAAAGAACGATGTTTGTATTAGGAGTTTCGGGATTAATTCAAGCGTTATTTGGGCATCGCTTGCCGATTAGTGAAGGGCCTGCTGGACTTTGGTGGGGTGTGTTTGCCATTTATGCCGGCTTTGCAGGAACGATTTACGCTTCTGATACAGAGGCGTTGCGAAGCTTAGAGGGCGGCATGATCGTCTCAGGTATTTTCTTTATTGTGCTGGCAGCATTCGGTCTTTTAAATCGACTGGCGACTTTATTTACACCAACGGTCACTTTTGTGTATTTGCTTCTGCTCATTTTGCAATTAAGTGGTTCTTTTATGAAGGGTATGCTTGGCTTGCCGAATGAAGCAGGTACTGTTCAGCCGATGATGATGCTAGGAAGTTTTATCACGCTTTTGCTTGCTTATTATTTTTCCGCCCATCGACTCAATTGGATACGCCAGTACTCCGTCATTATTTCTTTCGCTTGTGGTTGGCTGATTTTCATTATACTTGGGCAAGCTCCTGCGATCACAGATCATGGACAAGGGTGGATTCAACTCCCGCATCTTTTTGTTTTTGGTCCACCTTTATTTGATTCAGGAACGATTGTGACCGCGATGTTTATTACCTTATTATTGACGGCAAATATGCTTGCTTCAATTAGGGTAATGGAAGAAGTAATAAAGCAAGTAACGGGCTCCAAACCAAAAGGAAGCTATCGTAGGGCAGGCTTGGCAGCTGGAGTTAATCAAATCCTTGGAGGAGGTTTTTCGGCCATAGGATCGGTTCCGATTTCAGGAGCGGCGGGCTTTGTTGCTCAAACGAGAAATGCGTCGATTCAGTCATTTTTAGTTGGTTCGTTATTGATAGCTGTATTAAGTATTTGTCCACCAGCTATGAATATCCTTGCTGCTTTACCAGCACCGGTTGGTTATGCGGTTACCTTCGTTATTTTTTCGAAAATGGCTGGATTTGCCTTTGCTGAACTAGATAAGGAAAAAAATAAAGAGCAGTCGCGAATGATCAGTGGCATTGCCTTATTGACCGGTGTAGGGGCCATGTTCGTTCCCGCTGCTGCATTTACTGAGTTTCCTGTAGCGGTGACGTCCATTTTAAATAACGGTCTAATTTTCGGGACGCTCACTGCTATAGCTATTGAACAATGGTTAATCTTTTTTCATAGAAAAAAATCTAAAGCAGGAAACTACTAA
- a CDS encoding CoA-binding protein codes for MIENPSREETGKLLKQAKTIAVVGLSDNPERTSYMVSEAMQKAGYKIIPVNPSVDTVLGEKAVSSLKDITEKVDIVNVFRRSEFLFDIAKEFVEIDCDIFWAQLGVEDEATYNFLKGKGKTVIMNRCIKVEHSLSPQN; via the coding sequence ATGATTGAAAATCCATCAAGAGAAGAAACAGGAAAGTTATTGAAGCAAGCAAAAACAATTGCCGTAGTGGGGTTGAGCGACAACCCTGAAAGAACAAGCTACATGGTATCTGAAGCGATGCAAAAGGCAGGCTATAAAATCATTCCTGTCAATCCAAGTGTAGATACCGTACTCGGTGAAAAAGCGGTCAGCTCACTGAAGGATATTACTGAAAAAGTTGATATCGTCAATGTGTTCCGCCGCTCAGAATTTCTCTTTGACATCGCGAAAGAATTTGTTGAAATCGACTGCGATATCTTCTGGGCCCAATTAGGGGTTGAAGATGAAGCGACGTATAACTTTCTGAAGGGAAAAGGGAAAACGGTGATTATGAACCGTTGTATAAAGGTGGAGCACAGTCTAAGCCCACAAAATTAA